ctgaGGTACACAACACTATCAATAactcaaatttttcaaaaagtggaaaacaagataattctaaggTCCACTTGATGTTTGTCGGACATTCCCTTGATGTTTGTCGAATGTCCAATCCCCATTGTTCTTgagcaaaattaaaaagttttaaaagtgatattttcaaaatttctataCTTTATCAATGTTTAATGTTAACAGCCATTCCcaaaaaaaatgctttgaaggtatgaatatatatatttgtttatattcatACCTCCAAAGTTTTTAAGGTCCtaagtttagaaaaattatcGAAATGCTTttcataaaacagtttttaaatttgggTCTATTTATAGTCATTTTCAACAACTAGGaataaatctaaactaaaaagttttagcAATCCAGGTGTTTATTAAGTCGGATGCTGCTGCGGAAGACcttatttagataaaacaatttaaattttatcaagaatattTTAACATGCAAAATAAGTTAAGATTGTAAATGTGGTTCCTTTATAATATCTAATCATAAAAAACTCTACCAAGAAGCAACAAAATGGGATACAACATAATTAGTCAAATTATctcattttaacatattcgTTGAATAGGCCGGCTTGGCGCCTAACCATCCATATATACAAAGACTTTGAGAATAGACAAGAAAATTAACAAGACAATAGAACAACGAAAGAAGTTATGAGAGAAGGTTTCAAAAAAGACTTCGAAGCGTAGATAAATGCGcagttttgaaatataaaaaaatatattgtcaagattttaaaaagtgctttatagctttatatttttaaatagcaaaCTAACTAGTTATTAGCTTTACAGCAGTTTCAATGACATTAAAACGCAACGTTTCAAAAATGCGTTTTAATGTCTTCAACACtggtaataaaaatcttttcttcaaaattatgaaatatctatatttattatatctatatttcaaaactactagtttaaacaagttttacgtagaaaaacttaaatgtttggGACCAAAAATACgtttcacaattaaaaaatgagtttcatttATGTAGAAAGCcaacatgtttattttatttacaactaaaatttaatctcagtaatattagaaaaactaaaaaaacataacaaaataacaaaagtattgtttaaagttaattacattttaaataacaatttgatatttgatatatacttaatataataacaCAAAAACTTAATGGAAAGTTtaccaaaatatataaataaaaaacatctaaaattaaCATATCAAAAACGTTAAAATCATTTAGCTTGATGCAATACAATGAAATCTGGATAAACGATAAAATTGCAAGTTAATTTATGCTATGTCACATACATTCATTCATACAttcattcatacatacattgaatatttattttctctcttttttttcgtttatatcagttttacttctttaatattttttttccgattccaattttttttaatattattgttcctATTACGTTTTTTTATTGCTTGTGTTATTGTAGTTTACTTCAGTAATTCCTTgtcttaatacttttttattttatttgtttattaaggTCCATTGacaagtttttaactatatatgaGTAACATCGaacttaactttataaattataattaagtttgtagtttttaattttatggttaaataaatagaaaaggataataatattttactaaaagaCTTTTCAAACGCAGAGgcgcaaattttttaaatgaataatttagacttgcaataatttaaaacagattcatttaaaacttgaaactttgaaaaaaaagtttctctgcgatacacataaatattagaagtataaataaattgtttgacAAACTAAAACAGTTCataatacaatgtaaaaaattaaagtatttttctatatatatttttttttaatgagtgaGTATAGGGGCTTCATGAAAAGGTTGTGATGATAAACGCATCATCCTTACCTTCTTTGAGTCCCTGATTGATTATtacagtatttatatatatatatatatatatatatatatatatatatatatatatatatatatatatatatatatatatatacatacatatatatatatatatatatatatatatatatatatatatatatatatatatacatatatatatatatatatatatatatatatatatatatatatatatatataaatatatatatatatatatatatatatatatatatatatatatatatatatatatatgtatgtgtgtgtgtgtgtgtgtgtgtgcatgtgtatatatgtaagtgtatatatatatatacatatatatatatatataaatatatatatatatatatatatatatatataatatagtaagatatataataatgctcgtctttcttttgcttcatttgaagCTAATGTAGTTGAACCCATGAATTATGGGCCGCCATGTTTTAGAATATGTGGTCAAGTTTTTCATCGGATTGGTAATTTAAGACCAAATCAAGATGTTCCGCCGACATATTGTCAACTATACATCTATGATCCACTTGCAGcagtaaattttagaatgcaactacgtgttaatgattttttcttaAGTGATTTATTCTTTCGATTGCAAACTATTATTAGTGAAGAAaacccatttgctcttgcatttaaaaatatggcTGAAGTGGAAGATGAAAAAATTCGTCGAGCAGCGTGATGACGTTGTGATAATGGTTTggttatcaatattaaaggTAACAATGTAGATAACCGCTGGGTGGTACCTTACAATCCATGgttatcaaagaaatattaGGCTCacattaatgttgaagcttgcATGTCTGTTAAGGCTGTTAATTATTTgtgcatatacatatacaagGGTGACAACTGTgccaatattttaataaatgaacaaattattCATGATGaagtaaacacttttttagattGTCTTTATGTTAGTGCACCTGAAGTATTGTGGCAAATTTTCGAGTATCCAATAAGTCATATGTCACACATTATTATACGCCTTAAAATTCATCTACCTGAAAATCATTTAGTGTATTTTAGAGAAGGAGCAGAACAAATGGCTTTAGATCGTGCAGCTCAACGTGATACGCACCTAACGgcatggtttaaattaaatactgaaaataaaagaGCACATTGCTATTCGTATGTAGACATTCCTTTTCACTTTATCTTTGAtaataaacattgtaaatgaAAGGTTAGACAAAGGGGTGGTAATAAGGTGATAGTGAGAATGTATAAAGTTAATCGAactggagtttttttttttcttagactGTTACTTTTGCAAGCAAAAGGTGCAACATCTTGGGAGAATGTGCGTACTGTTAATGGTATTGTCCTTGAAACATTTTGTGAAGCATGTTTTTTGAAAGGTTTGTTGCAAGATGACACTGAATAGCAGAATACTCTTTCTGAGGCGGTTTTAACACGTATGTTAAAGCAAATTAGacagatgttttaaaatattttgacctTTTGTGAACCTGACAATCCTTTGCTGGCTGGCTGGCTGACCCTAAATCcagaaaattttgatgaaattgttCAACAATCTATTGACGAAGCCAACTGAATGATACTGTTGCTTAATGTCAATCAATTAAATGTATGTAATGCTATCCTTGCGGCACTGAATAAGCAACTAAGTGTATCAAcattctagatttttttttctggatgGACCAGCAGGTAGAGGAAAAACGTTTACGTATAATTATTTGATTGCTGAAACCATAAGTAGGGGGTTTAAATTTGCATGAACTCGCATAGCAGCAACTCTTCTTACAAATGGATCTACATTGCATAGCTTATTCAAACTTCCTGTTCCAATATTGGATAATAGCACATGTAATGTAACTCCTAACTCTATATAAGACAAGTTAGTTTGTTTTTGGTTGATGAAACATCCATGATACCTAAACATGCCTTAAATGCAATTGATAGgttgttaaaagatatttacaacAACAACTTTTTGTTCGGAGGAAAAATCATTCCTTTTGGTCGTGACTTCAGACAAATTCTGCCTGTTGCGAAAAGAGGACAAGAGGCTGAAATAGAAGAATcatgtataaaatgttctttGTATTGGCAATGGGTGCATTAACTGGAAATACGTGAATGCAAAATGGGGAAAGTGAATTTTCCCAATGGCTTCTAAAACTTGGGAAAGGAGCTATACCTGTCAAAGAGGAGGATCCTTTTAAAGTATGCATTGAAATACCAAATCAGTGCATTATTAGAGAAAATGAATCGATTGTTGAAAAGACTTTTTGAGATGCTGATCAAAATGATTATTCTAAATGCGTGGTTTTAACACCAACTAATGTTGATTCATTATCAATCAATGAAGTATGCTTGAATGTCTGCCGGGTGaggtcaaaatatatttaagtgcTGATCAAATTGATACTGATGAccttaatgaaataaataaatttcctGTTGAGTTTTTTAACAGCTTAACTCCTTCAGGTTTTTCACctcattgtttaaaattgaaaattagttGTGTAATTATGCTACTTAAAAATTTAGATCTCAAAGCTGGGCTATGCAATGGTATTCGAATGAAAGTTTGTGctcttcaaaataattatactgATTCAGATGTTTTGACAGGTGTTTCCAGTGGTAAACGGGTTATTGTTCCTCGAATTCAGTTGGCTCCATCAGATtctaatttacctttttttctaaaacgtcgTCAGTTTCATGTCAGACTGGCTTATtcaataacaattaataaaagtcaaggtcaaacatttgataGAGTTGGGGTATATCTCAAAAATTTTCTCTCATGTACaactatatgttgcatgttcaagaactagagcatttaatagtttgtttttcaaaattgataaacatctcATTCAAGGTATGGTAGGTGAAAAGtgttacttaaataatgttatattttctaatgttcttaatttatagtctttagattttcattttgaaaatttactgtttgtgtgttgtgagcacattttgtatgtataactttaaatattattttattttattattcatagtttttgatataaatatatctgtcatttagtattgttataaaatgtgtttatatgtgttatataaaactatatttgtttatagttgtatatatgttaaaattatgttgtttccatgttttcaaagtggtgtgacttggcatTATGTTGAGCAAAATTGATAACCTTGCCAACCAAACCGTGTACTTATAGCAGAGGTGTGACTTTGCAGCATTTAGGGTCAGACGTTGTTTCTGCTTTAGAGCTTGGATGTGTTGTTtagcctttttttaattattatggaAACACATAATGTCTGTTAATGTTTAGCTTTATGTGTATGAGAGAGTATGCAACCTTGATCTTTAAATCTAGGGCGTTTTAATGTCCTAAATTTGAAGTAACTGAATaactaatattgaatataaaagcaaatatactttgtatgtatttatatgtttagtaaaaagataaatatagttAACTGAAAATTGGTTTTCTAATTTTgtctttcatattttaatttggttttttattttcgctggattttagGATCAATGGtataaatattctattattatgtgttattgttgtgatgttatGTGTTGATAGACTgcttggcttaccttcatgttggtgtctattgttaaaaatgaataattgatagttttattattggaactaactgcttttatttatttactaaaaaccaagacaacattttgctaaaaatgcaacttatttcttacttttaattacttactttttagtattgttaatctTTTGAACTTggaaacagattttatagttacattttcgatAAGTGTTTATATTAACTGCAATGTCAACataggttactataaataggtaaattgattttgagtttttatgtggtattttttttttttttttaatttatttttttgtaactattgtatcataattccatttttttttttaagattcacGATTGACGCATTTATAcgacttataaaaaaaaccctgatttccttttattgtaaatttttgtcagttaaaatgatataaatatatgcagttcaatttttttttaaatttctgtattttatgcctaataatttgttgtacgtaaCTTAAGGGATATTTTTAAAGAGGGGTCGcaactaaaaacaaactaaaaacctttaaatacaTGGAGagtattgtagttttgcgcatttgtCAAATACCAAGTTACCTAAATTTTATAACGGgtttaactaattaattagCTTAGTTtgcatttgcaacacttttgaggaaagaaaaaattcttatatatgttaaattcttatatatattaaaaagaaaatattcttaaaaatgtaaatcattgttttacattttattattttggtaaaaggCCTTCATCAAAAACTTgattattcttaataaaaataacaatattctTAAGGCAAAAAAGAGAAAGGCAGGTCCTTTATTAGTGTCAAAATATTTACGAGAATTAAATTCCgaataacaaaaagaatttttcgtAAATGGTAGCAAATTATCGTTTACTAAAAACTATTGAAACAAAAAGGCcttacaaaaagtataaaaatggtctgtgttgaacagaccTAACGAAACCCGGGTgcggtcagcttggtttacaaacaTGAAATTATGTCACGTTAAAAACTATGAACTTTACGTAACCTTTAAAAgccaatttaaaacatttttcgtAGCTAAATGTGATAGCACATTCTAAGTATAAATGTGAtagtatagtaaaaaaaactattttaagattttttggcTCATAAAATggattaaaaacttaattgatTGCGGTTACACCGCAATAAGTAACGATTAGAAGGCTATATGACCCAGACGGAATATGCgacttaaatttcaaatttttattttataatgtattgTTATTTACGTCTGATGACGATCTGTGCTAAAACAGGTCGAAATATcacgaaaaagaaaaattagtacGATGCTGTTTTGATGTTAcataacttattatatatttacgtaCTTCAAGAAATGTcgcttaaaaacttaaatatcaaATTTGTACTTTACTCATTCACAAAAAATAGAGTTAAGACAAGTTGGCTCTTATGTCCAGATGTGTTTTCTGCACATGTTAGtaaataaactaattagttGCTTAATGAGTTAGACGCTTTGATGAATTTAGGCATTGATTAAAattgatgatttatttataaatagatgAGTTATTTTTGGCATTCATTAAAATTGCTAATCATAATCATAATGTAATTATTTGAATATGcaaattgtaatttaatatgtaataagaAAGAATCGGCTTCAATATTTGTTTGCTTTTCTGTTTAGATGACAACATTATTATTAgagaaagtaattaaaaaagcatttttactttttaaaaaggcaaagaattacttttaatatttctgtttattttGAAGTAGGTTTAAAacttcaggtttttaaaatcttatatattttaatcttaaataactttaactacataaataatatatctatGTTAAATTACACCAGGGTGTCGAGAGGAAGTAATTTTAAAaggatttttgtttttttataaagtaactaatatgttttttaaaattttgttgttgacTTTAAAGTAAGAAAGTAggtttttatagatttatacaATAAGCCCAAGGACTTAGGTCCTACTTAGAATTATATTGTCAATaataaagagaagaaatttaaaattctcaGTAAGAcggctttttattattttgcatcaAGTTAgtttaagatttattttctttagttgATCAAAAGAGCTAATAAAGGTGTTAGTTACATTAGCGaagtgaatttatttttaaaaagttaagtagATAATTTAACGTCAATACATTTaagtgcttttattgtttagagACAGAATTGAAAACTGAATTAAGTCAGTGTTTTTGctattagatatttgttaataagaatttgtttatttgtactgtaactggaattttaaaaatttacatagttaggctttattttatattttttttaggagagttggaaaaaaatctaagtataaattatttaataagtatagttaaataaatGAGGCATTTATATCTGTACCCCAAAAGTTCGAGGTCAGTTGTAACATTTTAGAAATTGCCCAGGAGagagaaaatagtaaaataattagtCTTTATTGGCTTATTCTTGATggttaaatttataatattttttcgtgttttatttaatttgtcttGAGGCacataaaatatagttttgacaaaaataaaaaataaaaagttatataaaaagtgaaaagtCATTTCTGGACAACAGACGCTCTTCCTTTAAACATTGTGGGGACACCAGACCCTTTATATTGACCTAACTTTGTTTC
This Hydra vulgaris chromosome 04, alternate assembly HydraT2T_AEP DNA region includes the following protein-coding sequences:
- the LOC136078928 gene encoding uncharacterized protein LOC136078928, which produces MLECLPGEVKIYLSADQIDTDDLNEINKFPVEFFNSLTPSGFSPHCLKLKISCVIMLLKNLDLKAGLCNGIRMKVCALQNNYTDSDVLTGVSSGKRVIVPRIQLAPSDSNLPFFLKRRQFHVRLAYSITINKSQGQTFDRVGSLDFHFENLLCIYVKIMLFPCFQSGVTWHYVEQN